GTCAGTTGACTCTGTAGGCAGACGCCAGAGTTGGGAAATTTCCCCAAGGAGAAACCCTTGCCAGAGGGGCTACCGTTCTCTTGTGagtggacactgattttggtctcaatgtctCATAGTTTCTATTCAACAAGACCTaagtaatcaggacatctcgaTATCAAATCACATCTTTCAGTCCCAGTGGTTTCCTTGTAAGGAATGATACTCCTTTTCCTTTTGACACTTTGATGAAGGTATAACGTCTTCCTCTTTTCATTAtaagatgaaaacaatgacaagACGACTCACCTTTCCCCAGAGATAAACCAAGTTTGTATCACAGTCATAGAAAGGGAACAAGGCACGGTTGAAGTTGTCAACTTCGCATGATTCAAGGGGGGCACTCGTATCTTTCTGAAAAAACGGAATTACAAAGTTTGTTTTAAAACACCAAGGAAGGGTTACATGTGACCAGCTCTGGCAGAAGGAGGCACGAACGAATAGGTATGAGGTTATTGGCCTTGTCTGATTATGCACAACATAACCTTTAAAATAATATAAGCCAGGCATCAGTTGCTTGAGAACTGATTGAACTGGCTTCAGATGATTGTCAGAACAAACATCTCCTAATTTTCTAGTACAGGCATGACATCTCCACACCTACCAAGTCCCATATAGCGCACTTCCTGTCCGTCATCTTCTTTGAGCCAGTTGTGAACACGCGACCATCTTTGACAAATAGCGCCATAGCATTCCTTGGGTGAGCACTCCATTTCTGTAAGAACAACAATACAGTCATTAACAACAAAGTTTCATATTCCCTATTGgtgaccttggaaattaggtcaagatCAAAATGAACTTCATTCACTATGCTAAGCTTGATCAGACCAACAACCAACCAATATGAACAACAGTCATTGCATAGGAGCCAATCAATCTTATTAAAGCCTCCTGCTGACAGAATGTTGGTACCTGGAACTAGATAAGGTGTTGTATATGTAGTATGGCTCCACATTCGTAGTCCCTGTTAATTTTTGGCATTGCACACAACCCAAACAGGCCAAGTCTCTTACAGCAACACTAGGTGCGTGGGAGTCTAGCCATTGCAGGAAAGataccagaacattaacattcATTTACCAGGTGAGTCATCCACTACTATCATGGCTTATCCTTCTACCTGGTCTGCCCGGGAACATCCAGAATAGCATAATACGTCATCATTTACCTTTACGTTCAATTCAGACCCAGAAGGATTTTAAAGAATGCAACAGATAAAGAAGATTACTCGAGCAATATTGATGATTAAGTAAAGCCACAATTATGTGGGATGAGTTGGCTGAGAAAAGTACTTTCACCATGGCCATTTTTGGAAAACTGCAGCATTAAACTTGAGTTGAGACAACACAGTGCACTGGAAAAGCCTAGTGGACCAACTCTTGACCCACATTTTGAACTAACTTATTTGCTGAAGCCATTCTCTAAGCAGGTTAAAAAAACATCCCAAGATTTCAAGGGTTATTTTATTCTAAGGCATGACTTGACCAGACAATTTGTGGATTGAATTTTTTGTGTGGGTGCTAAAATGAAGCACCAGGACAGGGAAAATAGTAAAGAAACCTGAGAACCCACCAGAAAAGTAACTGAAACCCTTTTATATCACATGCCGATTTGAATAGTTCATATGACTTACCGCCAATATTTCTCCTTTTCTGACATCGAGCACATGAATGAAGCCGTCCTTGCCACCGGTTTCCTTCGTAGACACCACCAGTTGGGAACCATTGtaattgaagttgaaagaaaggAATGAATCGCAGTCAGGGAACTCAAACTGGAACATGATCTCGGGTTTCATCAAGTCCCAGATGTATATCATTTTGTCAGCACCTGTAGAgaaacaaaaatggaaaataaagacaaagaaaacgtgtTTTAAATGTGATTCTTGTGATGGCATCATCCCCTTGATGATCACATTTTTATACATGCAGCAGCGCTTTCCAACTTCTCAACTCTTTCATTGGTGAAGGTCCTTGAGGGCAAGACAACGCTGACAACCCATTTTAAGGGAGAGAGTGTTTCAAGAAGTAACTTTTAGACACAACATCTTAAGGCTTTGAGATGTGTATACCTACAATGTGCCTTCCAGTTGGAGGAATCAGATCTCCAAAATGAGGCCACCATCAGACTGCTTGTGCAGATCAGGTCTCAATTGTgtgaaattccctttagctcagtcagtagagtgatggccttatatgcgagaggtcccgggttcaatcccaaAATAAGCTCCATTGCTTTGTATGTGATGAGTGAGCTATTGCCTACCTGCAGTAAGTAATACATTCTTTGCAGTTGGGTGCCATTCGATGTGAGTGACTTTTTTCTGGTGGTGGACAAGATCAACGCACAATTTTGCGTACACACCATCCTTCTTCTCTTCAACTTGCCAGACTTTAGCTGATGTATCCTCAGAACAACTAGCAATCAGATTATCATCAAATGGGTTCCATTTGATGTCCAATACTTTCCCTTTGTGCCCATCAACAGTGGGTTGGTCTGTTTTAACTCGACCAGTCTGAAAAAATGTTCACATAATTAATAAAGGAGTTGTCCGTTATACATTATGGAATAAATGTAATGGAATAAACAGAATGGAATAAAGTTGGATTTTTAGGCATGAGGATTTTTAAGCATGAGGAATATCCAAAACAATTAAAAATTGGTGTGGCCTAGTGTAACAATACATACCTGTGACAACGGCAAGATCATGAATGCTGCTCCACCTCCAGCCTCTGTGATGATTGCTAAATACTTCAGATTGACACAACAGAACAAACCATCAAATGGCGTTCTCGAGATACGAATATCACTATAACATTCTGCTTGATTGGCAGGTTTGCCATACATGTGGTTGTAATGACTTTTCGGACGGTTCAATCTGTACGACTGAAATAAGAAGAGAGATGGGTGTAGGCTATTTatgccatctacatgtacattttttactTCCTTTTTCAAATAAATGTGGATTGATGGGCGAACTGACCCATCGTAATCAACATGCTTGAGGTTTGATCTTAACATCTCAGTATCCCTGGGCGAGACTGACAATGCTGAACTGCTAGATAACAAAGTaaggaacgagtttagaatccccgatcacaccccaaaaaaaggtcatcggttgactaaccaagcaccactgttcaatggatttatagttgaatgcgatcaaactacgtcatttccgatcggggattctaaagtttagcccaaAGGAAACGTCAAAATAGGAGCCTGCCCCTGCCCTGTCACCCTGGCCTGGGCTGGGCTGGGCAGGGGAATACTAGCTACAGGATTCGCACTAGACCGATGCATCAGCTACTTTCTCTCTCAGAACCAACCATTTTCCTCTGTCTCTGGATATGAACAAGGCGAATGCCAAATGAATGTAGGCTTCACAGAATCGAATGCACTAGCCTACACTACAGATGTACGTATGAGCGATCGACACCGACGACTGTTTTCGCCGGAAAATCAAGACAGAATTTTCAACATTCGCTCGAATTAAATTTGATTATCATGGGATCTTTATATGCCTTGCATAACAGACAACATATCAACACCTTGCAGGATTTACCATTATTGTAGTTTTTGTGGAATCTTGGTATAAATAAAGTGTTAAAGAAGAGGTGTTGCCTCTCCCGACTTCCTGACCGGATACGACTAACCGGCGCACGCATACGCGGAAGTAAATTCAATAAGTGACAGGCGCCGTACAGATTGAGGGACCGTATCATTGGTGAGTGAATGCACACATAATGGGAAAATGCCTGAACATATTCTACTTGCGAAaaaattctaagtccaaatatttttttcacttgattttttccTGCTCAATGGAGAAACATCATCACTGGGTGTTGGGTTGGTAGTGGGTAGTGCATTAAACTGAATAAATGTTGTCACCTTCAAGGTTTACTCAATTACTGGTTGTGACGAAGTAAGCACTTCTCCGTGTGAACAGAAAACTTGTGTTGGCAAGACGCTTGGGCCTGACTTGATGGCAGTCTCATCCCACTGTCATCGACTCGTGTAGTCGGGTCTCACTCGGCCTGTGGTTCTCACTGTGTCGGCATGACGGCGAAGCTGATTCAGTCTTGTTGTGACTTTCTAATTTCTCTTACCCTCTTTGAAAGAAGGAGAAGATATTAGCAATGAACGCCGTCTTTTTTAAGCGCTTGCTTTGGGCGTGGAGAGGAATTATTCTCCGGCCGGGGGCCTTCTCCGCTtatagaactacatgtagattggaTGAGCGTTTGTCG
This is a stretch of genomic DNA from Lineus longissimus chromosome 2, tnLinLong1.2, whole genome shotgun sequence. It encodes these proteins:
- the LOC135500725 gene encoding coronin-1B-like isoform X5; its protein translation is MSYRLNRPKSHYNHMYGKPANQAECYSDIRISRTPFDGLFCCVNLKYLAIITEAGGGAAFMILPLSQTGRVKTDQPTVDGHKGKVLDIKWNPFDDNLIASCSEDTSAKVWQVEEKKDGVYAKLCVDLVHHQKKVTHIEWHPTAKNVLLTAGADKMIYIWDLMKPEIMFQFEFPDCDSFLSFNFNYNGSQLVVSTKETGGKDGFIHVLDVRKGEILAKWSAHPRNAMALFVKDGRVFTTGSKKMTDRKCAIWDLKDTSAPLESCEVDNFNRALFPFYDCDTNLVYLWGKGESAVKFYEIFDKPPYIYYLGSITSANSGKGIAFMPKRGLDMTINEMARIYKLVDKSSGGMCEVISCLVSRIDKTFQDDLYPDTLGPNAVLTADDWRGGADAVPELVSLRERFDELSVEDTQAEGTSTLGSSSLGTSSLGSSSLGSSSLGNKSTVTSNAAKKPETRKFSAPVSTSSGATVATSDDLDEIKLELLKFKVIARGQEKRILILEKKFAKLELEENGSS
- the LOC135500725 gene encoding coronin-1B-like isoform X2 — encoded protein: MSYRLNRPKSHYNHMYGKPANQAECYSDIRISRTPFDGLFCCVNLKYLAIITEAGGGAAFMILPLSQTGRVKTDQPTVDGHKGKVLDIKWNPFDDNLIASCSEDTSAKVWQVEEKKDGVYAKLCVDLVHHQKKVTHIEWHPTAKNVLLTAGADKMIYIWDLMKPEIMFQFEFPDCDSFLSFNFNYNGSQLVVSTKETGGKDGFIHVLDVRKGEILAKWSAHPRNAMALFVKDGRVFTTGSKKMTDRKCAIWDLKDTSAPLESCEVDNFNRALFPFYDCDTNLVYLWGKGESAVKFYEIFDKPPYIYYLGSITSANSGKGIAFMPKRGLDMTINEMARIYKLVDKSSGGMCEVISCLVSRIDKTFQDDLYPDTLGPNAVLTADDWRGGADAVPELVSLRERFDELSVEDTQAEGTSTLGSSSLGTSSLGSSSLGSSSLGNKSTVTSNAAKKPETRKFSAPVSTSSGATVATRVKMNSNRETNTTPPPEPVSRATPPPRVTSSPAPDSDEVTALRGELVKTQNELKDTKDEVTELKKRMKKLDTRLKMMEAKVTVIEQQNHDDDEAEV
- the LOC135500725 gene encoding coronin-1B-like isoform X3, yielding MSYRLNRPKSHYNHMYGKPANQAECYSDIRISRTPFDGLFCCVNLKYLAIITEAGGGAAFMILPLSQTGRVKTDQPTVDGHKGKVLDIKWNPFDDNLIASCSEDTSAKVWQVEEKKDGVYAKLCVDLVHHQKKVTHIEWHPTAKNVLLTAGADKMIYIWDLMKPEIMFQFEFPDCDSFLSFNFNYNGSQLVVSTKETGGKDGFIHVLDVRKGEILAKWSAHPRNAMALFVKDGRVFTTGSKKMTDRKCAIWDLKDTSAPLESCEVDNFNRALFPFYDCDTNLVYLWGKGESAVKFYEIFDKPPYIYYLGSITSANSGKGIAFMPKRGLDMTINEMARIYKLVDKSSGGMCEVISCLVSRIDKTFQDDLYPDTLGPNAVLTADDWRGGADAVPELVSLRERFDELSVEDTQAEGTSTLGSSSLGTSSLGSSSLGSSSLGNKSTVTSNAAKKPETRKFSAPVSTSSGATVATETNTTPPPEPVSRATPPPRVTSSPAPDSDEVTALRGELVKTQNELKDTKDEVTELKKRMKKLDTRLKMMEAKVTVIEQQNHDDDEAEV
- the LOC135500725 gene encoding coronin-1B-like isoform X4: MSYRLNRPKSHYNHMYGKPANQAECYSDIRISRTPFDGLFCCVNLKYLAIITEAGGGAAFMILPLSQTGRVKTDQPTVDGHKGKVLDIKWNPFDDNLIASCSEDTSAKVWQVEEKKDGVYAKLCVDLVHHQKKVTHIEWHPTAKNVLLTAGADKMIYIWDLMKPEIMFQFEFPDCDSFLSFNFNYNGSQLVVSTKETGGKDGFIHVLDVRKGEILAKWSAHPRNAMALFVKDGRVFTTGSKKMTDRKCAIWDLKDTSAPLESCEVDNFNRALFPFYDCDTNLVYLWGKGESAVKFYEIFDKPPYIYYLGSITSANSGKGIAFMPKRGLDMTINEMARIYKLVDKSSGGMCEVISCLVSRIDKTFQDDLYPDTLGPNAVLTADDWRGGADAVPELVSLRERFDELSVEDTQAEGTSTLGSSSLGTSSLGSSSLGSSSLGNKSTVTSNAAKKPETRKFSAPVSTSSGATVATSKELETLKDDIRKLKIIVKGHERRIKKLEDKLAYYEQRDSDSDGSH
- the LOC135500725 gene encoding coronin-1B-like isoform X1, which encodes MSYRLNRPKSHYNHMYGKPANQAECYSDIRISRTPFDGLFCCVNLKYLAIITEAGGGAAFMILPLSQTGRVKTDQPTVDGHKGKVLDIKWNPFDDNLIASCSEDTSAKVWQVEEKKDGVYAKLCVDLVHHQKKVTHIEWHPTAKNVLLTAGADKMIYIWDLMKPEIMFQFEFPDCDSFLSFNFNYNGSQLVVSTKETGGKDGFIHVLDVRKGEILAKWSAHPRNAMALFVKDGRVFTTGSKKMTDRKCAIWDLKDTSAPLESCEVDNFNRALFPFYDCDTNLVYLWGKGESAVKFYEIFDKPPYIYYLGSITSANSGKGIAFMPKRGLDMTINEMARIYKLVDKSSGGMCEVISCLVSRIDKTFQDDLYPDTLGPNAVLTADDWRGGADAVPELVSLRERFDELSVEDTQAEGTSTLGSSSLGTSSLGSSSLGSSSLGNKSTVTSNAAKKPETRKFSAPVSTSSGATVATRVKMNSNRFAYNRSGSREETNTTPPPEPVSRATPPPRVTSSPAPDSDEVTALRGELVKTQNELKDTKDEVTELKKRMKKLDTRLKMMEAKVTVIEQQNHDDDEAEV